A single window of Halobacillus naozhouensis DNA harbors:
- the metH gene encoding methionine synthase: MGATLFEQHLAKRILVLDGAMGTMLQNAGLEAEDFGGEAYEGCNEYLNLTAPEVLEHIHIQYLEAGADIIETNTFGATDLVLDEYGLGHLAEEMNLKAAQIAKKAAEHFSKDGQPRFAAGAMGPTTKTLSVTGGTTFEKLADSYEEQARGLIKGEVDLLLLETSQDMLNVKAAYLGITRAFTSLQQTLPLMISGTIEPMGTTLAGQSIEAFYLSLEHMKPAVVGLNCATGPEFMRDHVRSLSELATTSVSCYPNAGLPDEEGHYHETPESLAIKVAGFAEKGWLNVVGGCCGTTPDHTKALAEAVKGIEPRKVPSSHPHAVSGIEPFIYEDKNDRPILIGERTNVIGSRKFKRLIAEGKFEEASEIARAQVKKGAQVIDICLADPDRDEVQDMEAFMKQVINKVKVPLIIDSTDVDVIEKALTYSQGKVIINSINLEDGEDRFKEILPLVQQYGAAVVVGTIDEEGMALTAERKLAIAVRSRNLLVDEYGLDESDIIFDTLVFPVGTGDAQYIGSAKATIDGIRLIKEQLPNCQTVLGVSNVSFGLPPVGREVLNAVYLYQCTKAGLDYAIVNTEKLERFASIAEEEINQANDLLFQTTDATLASFTAFYRGKKKEVKAPTSTMSLPERLAHYVVEGTKEGLLPDLEKALGTYPAPLKIINGPLMEGMAEVGRLFNDNQLIVAEVLQSAEVMKTSVAFLEPHMEKDDTSNKKGKILLATVKGDVHDIGKNLVDIILSNNGFDVVDLGIKVTPPELIKQINEEKPDYIGLSGLLVKSAQQMVLTAQDLKQQQIELPILVGGAALSRKFTNTKIAPQYEGTVFYAKDAMDGLGLANQLSQKEERELLIHEQKEKQARAVAKGNEQTQVQSATAVAEKPVSNVSKTVPIYQPHDFEQHILRDYSIAHINPFINMQMLIGHHLGLKGRFSKLLEEGNGKAHQLKEVVDDLLLKAEKENWIQPSALYQFLPAQSDGDDVIIYDPADQKTILERFTFPRQIKEPFLCLADYLRSVSSGEMDYVGFFSVTAGKGIRERSLDMKERGEYLKSHALQALALETAEGLAEHIHQLLRDKWGFPDPTDFTMQERFSAKYQGQRYSFGYPACPDLDDQKKLFQLIEPEQIGVELTEECMMEPEASVTAMVFAHPEARYFNVH; encoded by the coding sequence ATGGGAGCCACATTATTTGAACAACACCTCGCAAAACGAATTCTCGTACTAGACGGAGCCATGGGGACAATGCTGCAAAATGCCGGTCTTGAAGCAGAGGACTTCGGCGGAGAGGCCTATGAGGGTTGTAATGAATACTTGAATCTAACAGCTCCAGAAGTGCTTGAACACATTCATATTCAATACTTGGAGGCTGGGGCAGACATTATTGAAACGAATACATTCGGAGCAACAGATCTCGTTCTCGACGAATATGGATTAGGTCATTTAGCGGAGGAAATGAATCTTAAGGCTGCTCAAATTGCTAAAAAGGCAGCCGAACACTTTTCAAAAGATGGGCAACCCCGTTTCGCAGCTGGGGCTATGGGGCCCACAACCAAAACCCTCTCAGTGACAGGAGGAACAACATTCGAAAAGTTGGCCGATTCCTATGAAGAACAGGCAAGAGGATTGATCAAAGGTGAAGTGGACCTGCTCTTGTTAGAGACTTCCCAGGATATGCTGAATGTAAAAGCGGCCTACCTCGGAATTACTCGAGCCTTTACATCACTCCAGCAAACACTTCCTTTGATGATTTCGGGGACGATCGAACCGATGGGCACAACACTTGCGGGTCAGTCGATCGAAGCCTTTTATTTATCACTGGAACATATGAAACCTGCTGTTGTCGGCTTAAACTGTGCAACGGGTCCAGAATTCATGCGCGATCATGTTCGCTCACTTTCAGAGCTGGCTACCACCTCTGTAAGTTGTTATCCAAACGCCGGGCTGCCTGATGAAGAAGGTCACTATCATGAAACGCCTGAATCTCTAGCTATCAAAGTAGCCGGCTTTGCTGAAAAGGGATGGCTGAATGTCGTGGGCGGCTGCTGCGGAACAACCCCCGATCACACAAAAGCCCTCGCAGAAGCTGTAAAGGGGATCGAACCCAGGAAGGTGCCATCTTCCCATCCGCATGCTGTTTCTGGAATCGAGCCCTTTATCTATGAAGATAAAAATGACCGCCCGATTCTGATTGGTGAAAGAACCAACGTAATCGGCTCCCGTAAGTTCAAACGGTTAATCGCGGAAGGGAAATTTGAAGAAGCTTCGGAAATCGCCCGGGCTCAAGTGAAGAAAGGTGCCCAGGTCATTGATATTTGTCTGGCGGACCCAGATCGTGATGAAGTACAGGATATGGAAGCTTTCATGAAACAAGTCATTAATAAAGTGAAAGTTCCCTTGATCATTGATTCAACCGATGTAGACGTTATTGAGAAAGCCCTCACCTACTCGCAAGGAAAAGTGATTATCAATTCGATCAACCTTGAGGACGGCGAAGACCGCTTTAAAGAAATCCTTCCACTTGTTCAACAGTACGGTGCAGCTGTCGTGGTCGGAACTATTGATGAGGAAGGTATGGCCCTCACAGCCGAGAGGAAACTTGCGATCGCGGTACGCTCACGCAACCTTTTAGTCGATGAATATGGTCTTGATGAATCCGATATTATTTTTGATACGCTTGTCTTCCCTGTCGGAACTGGTGACGCACAATACATCGGCTCTGCTAAAGCGACCATTGACGGGATCCGTTTAATTAAGGAACAGCTGCCAAATTGTCAGACTGTTTTAGGGGTCAGCAACGTCTCCTTCGGCCTTCCGCCTGTTGGAAGGGAAGTTCTGAATGCCGTCTATCTTTATCAATGCACAAAAGCAGGTCTTGATTATGCGATTGTAAACACAGAAAAACTGGAACGATTTGCTTCCATTGCTGAAGAAGAAATTAACCAGGCGAATGATCTGCTTTTTCAAACGACTGATGCCACGCTCGCTTCCTTCACTGCGTTTTACCGTGGGAAGAAAAAAGAAGTCAAGGCACCAACATCAACGATGAGTTTACCTGAACGATTAGCCCACTATGTGGTGGAAGGAACAAAGGAAGGGTTACTTCCAGACCTTGAGAAGGCACTGGGAACGTACCCTGCCCCGCTAAAAATAATCAATGGGCCACTCATGGAGGGAATGGCTGAAGTCGGACGATTATTCAACGACAATCAGCTCATTGTAGCCGAAGTTTTGCAAAGTGCAGAGGTGATGAAGACTTCAGTCGCTTTTCTTGAACCTCATATGGAAAAAGACGATACGTCCAATAAAAAAGGGAAAATACTTCTCGCCACCGTTAAAGGGGATGTACACGACATTGGGAAAAATCTTGTAGACATCATTTTAAGCAACAACGGTTTTGATGTCGTTGATCTCGGAATCAAAGTAACTCCGCCTGAGTTAATCAAACAAATAAACGAGGAAAAGCCTGATTATATTGGATTATCTGGACTGCTCGTCAAATCGGCCCAACAAATGGTATTAACCGCTCAGGATCTGAAGCAGCAGCAAATCGAACTGCCCATTTTGGTTGGCGGCGCTGCCCTATCAAGGAAGTTTACGAATACAAAAATCGCTCCTCAGTATGAGGGTACGGTTTTTTATGCAAAAGATGCAATGGACGGACTTGGCCTGGCGAACCAGCTCAGTCAAAAGGAAGAAAGAGAGCTGTTAATTCACGAACAAAAAGAGAAACAAGCCAGGGCCGTGGCCAAAGGAAATGAACAAACCCAAGTTCAATCAGCAACGGCCGTAGCTGAAAAGCCAGTATCTAACGTCTCTAAGACCGTTCCTATTTACCAGCCGCACGACTTCGAACAGCATATTTTGCGTGATTATTCTATTGCCCATATTAATCCTTTTATTAACATGCAGATGCTGATCGGGCATCACCTGGGGCTAAAAGGGAGATTTTCCAAACTATTAGAAGAAGGAAATGGTAAAGCCCATCAGTTGAAGGAGGTTGTCGATGACTTACTGTTGAAGGCGGAAAAGGAAAACTGGATACAGCCGTCCGCTCTCTATCAGTTTCTTCCCGCCCAATCCGATGGGGATGATGTAATCATTTATGATCCTGCTGATCAAAAAACGATCCTGGAACGTTTTACGTTTCCCCGCCAGATCAAAGAGCCATTTCTTTGCCTGGCAGACTATCTGCGCTCAGTATCCAGTGGAGAAATGGACTATGTTGGATTCTTCTCCGTTACAGCCGGTAAAGGCATCAGGGAGCGTTCTCTGGACATGAAAGAACGTGGGGAATATTTGAAGAGTCACGCTTTGCAAGCACTCGCACTTGAAACAGCGGAAGGATTAGCGGAACACATCCACCAGCTCCTGCGAGATAAGTGGGGGTTCCCTGACCCGACTGATTTCACAATGCAAGAGCGATTCTCAGCCAAATACCAGGGTCAGCGGTATTCCTTCGGCTATCCAGCCTGTCCCGATTTAGATGATCAGAAAAAATTATTCCAATTGATTGAGCCAGAACAAATTGGGGTTGAATTAACTGAAGAATGCATGATGGAACCTGAAGCCTCAGTCACGGCAATGGTTTTCGCCCATCCTGAAGCGCGGTATTTTAACGTTCATTAA